From the Hordeum vulgare subsp. vulgare chromosome 1H, MorexV3_pseudomolecules_assembly, whole genome shotgun sequence genome, the window CCATTTCCGAAGTACTCGCGAGCCAGCGGCCTCCAGCTCACCACCGTTTCCGCCGCGCGCAGATCCGCCCAATCCGTGCAGCCTCAGGCCACCGCTCTGGTACGGACGCCGCTTACCCTTGCTCCTTACCCTGCTGGCGTCTCCCTCCTGGATCGAGCGTCAGCCGCCGCCCTCCAGCATCCCTAATCTGGTCCGACCAAATTCGGTGTAATTTGGCGAGGCGTCGGCCGCAATCATTGGTGTTTGCTCGTGGTTCGTGGCGGGCTGGTGTCTGGGTCGCCGGAGGTTGGTCGAGGATGGTAGCGGAGGGGGTAGTTCTAGGGTTAGGATTTAGTGCGGTGGTGTGAGACGATGGCGGACGGGGGGAAGATGAAGGGCGTGGAGGGAAGCGGCGAGGGTACCGGGCAGGGTGAAGATATGGACGAGGAAGCGCGGGAGGAGCTGGAGCTTGCACTGTCTCTGGGGCGCCGGGGTTGGCATCTGCCGCCAGCGCCGGCACCGCCGCCGGCACCCGCCTTGAGATGGTCGATGGTCTTCCCGGCATGGGACTCTGACGCTGCCGGGAGTTCGCGTGCTGCTGAGAGCGTTTGGGATTCACCACCTGTCCCTCCACTCAGGTTCCGGGACATGTGGCGAGGTGGTGGCGCAAACGCTGATGCAGGAGGCGCTGGCAAGTCTGAGGAGCACAACAAtgtcgaggaagaggaggggagtGAGGATGGAGAGCGGGACCTGCAGAATAAACGTCCTAAAGTGGTTGCTTTTGGCGAGTAAGTTCCTCAAAGGCTGCTATTCTTTCTATTGCATTGCAGGCTTGCAGCTGTGTGGATTGTTCACAAATATGTTTGGTGGATTTCTTGTTGCTACTAGCCCTGTTTGCAGGCAATGATTGTCACTTGATGTCATTTTCATGCAGTATGGTTTCGCAAAGCCACCCTGGAAAATCAGGGAGTGTGGTAGAGATAATTTAATATTTGTACTTTTCACTAGAAGTGCTGAGACGGGCAACAAATATCTTTGGCTACAGTGGACAGACTGTTCCCCTATGGTTGTCTTGGCACATATATCCTTCTGTAGAGCTAACACTATTTAACTTACTGCATAGAAGGGACTATCTCTGAGATGATTTGTGAGAAACTCTAGAATTAATCTTGCATACGGCAACTCGTATTAACCAAATGACACTCTTCTTCCATTATTATTTTTTCCTAATTATGTTTCAtcggtactccctccgtcctaatttttttgtcttaggtttgttgagaaatggatgtatctaaatactatatctaggcaaatgtaagacaagaatttgggacggagggagtagttacttGCCTCTATGCATTACTAACCCATTTCTTTGTGTGCTGCGTCCTTGCAAGATCTTTTGTATTCTCTCTGACTACTTACAGTACCAGGGCAGATCAAGTTGAAGAACCTAAATCAAATATGATATTTTTTCTTGGTTCTCAAGTACATTTTCTTATTTGTACATGTATTGTTGAGGTTTATTCCTGAGGGGGAAgaaaactactccctctgttcacttTTGTAAGGCGCTGTAGTCATTTCAGACAACGTGTAAAACAGCTCAATTTCAGTTGTCTGAAACGACTTATAAAGGTGAATGTAGGGAGTATAACAAACATAGAGTTACAAGCACAATCTTTTTGTCTTATATTTGACCTTTATTTGCAGGGGTTCTTAGCACTGTACATAACTGAAAAATAAGTATGATATTTTTTCGGCAATGACATTTCTTTGAAGCATAGGAAACAACCATTTCCTTTTATGTGGTAAACTGGTAATTAAAAATTCTGATTAATTgagagatactccctccgttccaaaatataagaccttttaggaattccattaggagactacatacggagcaaaatgagtgaatctatactctaaaatatgtctatgtacatccgtatgtagtttatagtgcaatctctaaaaggtcttatatttaggaacggagggagtagtaattatAATAAGGAGTCTGTCCACACAAGGAAGGACAGAGTCCAGAgtgatgatatacgagatagagttggggtagcatcgattgaagagaagcttgtccaacattgtctgagatggtttgggcatattcagcgcaGGCCTCCACTGATAATGTCAAAATAGGTTGGGGTGGACCGAACTTGACATGAGAGGGGTCCgtaaagagagacctgaaggactGGAGTATCACCAAGAACTAGCCattgacaggggtgcgtggaagcttgctatccatgtgcctgaaccatgagttggtcgcgggatcttatgggtttcacctctagcctaccccaagttatttgggactaaaggctttgtttttgttgttgttgttattgtgattATAATAAGGAGGCAGTAAGTGTATGAGTGATGGGAGGGGTGATTCTAATAAATCACACTGGATGGAGGAATATGGAATTGAGCTAAAGATTTTGGACAACTCAGATTGAAAGTATCCCATCTGCTTTATCGATATGATTCGATGTGGTAATTGAAATTTGGGATTAATTAGGAGACATTAATTATAATGAGGAGGCAATAAGTATAGGAGTGATTTTTTTTGGTCTAATCACACTTGATGGATACGTATGGAATTAAGGTAAATATTTTGGACGAATCAGATTGAAAGTATATCCACTCGTGTTTTATAATTCATATGATATCATTATAGTTTTTGCAATTTGTAATGCATACTTTTTCTGATAGTTTGATTATTCCAAGTAGCATCCTCTACATGTTTTGCATAGTGTTGTGGTTTATGGTTTCCTTCTCTAAAACATCAGACTAACAAGGAAAATGACCACCTTAGATTCTCATGAGTGTTGATGATATTGTATTTGAAGATAATGGACTGCATCAGTTGATTATGTTTGCTTTAGTCTGCCTTTTGCTGCTGCTGTGATGGTTATAGGTGTCTTAATGTGGTTACTACTTGTGTTTAACTAGAAGTTGCGACCAATAGTTAGTTATTTCACTTCATTTCTATCTGCTGTATTGCATTCGGTGCACACCAGATGGGTGTCATCATACAGCTATTTTGTGGATACGTTCTAATTCTGTCTTACAATCAATGTTGTAAAGCGGTAAAGCGAAGCGAGGCGCTAGGGGGGTGCTCACTGCTTAAGCGCTAAAGCATAAAGCGAGGCGACACACAGACTCTGAACCTGATGGGCAGTAGAATAGAGTACCATTTAATTAGACATACATACTTTGATTCTAATCCAGCAGTGAGCACATATGCATCAGTAGCCATTATTCTAATCCATCCACTATGCGGTAAGCAACTAGCCAACTACTATAAGAGAGGCAGCACAACACCTAACAGCAGGGGAGTTGTGCATGGCATAACACATAACAGAGCAGGAAAGGCATGACAAGCTGGTGCAGATCTGAGCATGGAAGAAAGAGCAAAGAGAGTTGAAGGGGGAGAAGATGGggcaggagggggggggggggggagttgtgGCCGGAGAGGGGGAAGCTGGTGCAGATCTGAGGAGGAAGCTGCTGCCGAAGGAGAGGAGAGAGCTGAAAGCCTGGCGATTTGCATGCTCTGGTTTTGGTTCTCTCTCTTTCTTTTCCCTCCTGTAACTGTTTCACATATGAGCCCAGTTTTCCCGCCGAAAATCTCTGTTCCCCTGCCTGGCAGGTCTAAGGCGTCCTCTGCACTAAAGCACCAATCAGGACGCCTAAGCGGGCGCTTCAGACGCTTTAGTGTCTAAGGCAGACGCCTTAGACACATGTCTAAAGCGAGCTGGACACTTTGAGCCTGGAGGGCACTCTGACGCTTAAGCGTTGCTTTAGCGGCGTTTTAGGGACGCTTTACAAACAGTGCTTACAATGATCCCAGGGAATTTGCTTAGATTGTTGTTGGAGTTTAATTGGCTTACCAGAAAATTGTTCAACCTGTTAATCAGTTATGCAAATGTATTAATTATGGTTCTCTTGATTAGTAATCCTTATGTACTTACATTTTTTTCAGAGAAAGCTCTGGTGttaatgcatccttcttcggatatGAAGCACCACATTTGCATTCTTTTGCTGAACATGACCAGTTGAGGCTGTTACATGGTCCAGAAAATGAATTGGATTTTGGTTTGTCGCTTATCTCAAATGATGGTGGGAATGATATTCCAAGGGAGACCAACAATTATGGTGTCTGTGATGTAGAAAGATCAGGCGGAACAAATGCAGAGGTTCTTGAAATAAGGATGGACCTATCTGATGATCTCTTGCACCTGGTGTGCCTCTATGTTTCTTTAATTGTTCTCTGTATGCAGATATTGCTACTGCTTCGTTCAAATTTGACCAAGTTTTTTCAATTTGCCATTACAGATATTCTCCTTCTTATGCCAGAAGGATTTATGTAGAGCAGGGGCTGCCTGCAAACAGTGGCAGTCTGCTAGTATACACGAGGATTTCTGGAAATATTTGAAGTTTGAGAACACCAGAATATCCCTGCAGAACTGTATGCTATTTTCTTATTTTCATATATTTATTGAATGCATGCGGCCTGAATACAATTGACATGTGCATACTCTATATAGTAACTTCTGTTTGAAATACATTTGAATAATGTGTGCGTTAGGACATCCATATGTCTGTGAAGTAAGGAGGGGGTAATATGTAATCCATGATAGTGATGACTTACTCATCTACTGCCATTGCAATGAGCCATTAGTGGCATGCAAGCAAAGGCAATGATAACAGTACAATTATTTTGGGTTTTCGCTTTAGTTGCATTGCCTGGCCTTTAACCTAATTAATAATGGTAAGATCAAATTGTGTCCCACAAGATTTTATCAGATTAGATTGCGTTCAGTCCTTTAGCTGAAGTTGTTAGGACCTACTTCTATAGAAGTTGAGGCAACTCATTGACATTAATCTATATAGATGAAACAAATAATCCGCAGCAACTGTAATCACTCCTAATTTCCTCTTTTATGGTGAAGTCACATTAACACTCTCTTTTCAGCCTTTGGACGAGTGTTGGGAGGTCCTGATTGGATGTATAGTTGTACACCAGTGTCACGGTTTAGCGTTAGCTTCATTGATTCATATTATTGCAAGTACGTATATATTGCAAAGAATTTTCCTGTCCAGGGAATGGGGTGGGGGATAAAGGGAGGCGAAATAACGTGAAGTTTTAAACAAATAATCAAGAGAACAAACATGGTTTTGACTCCTGGGAGCACATGTTTGTTGGAAATTATTTACAAATTTATTGGATAGAAGTCTGTTGTTTCTTGTTTGAAACTTGTTGACTATAAACTGCGTCCTTCTCATTATGAAAGCTACATGTTGCAActagtttaaaaaatgttcatttcAGATGTTCTTTGTGATCCCACTGAATTATCTTGTGTTGCTTACGCGGTTTATCATTATGTTGCTTCTGCAGTTGTTAGCATTTGCCACCGTTATCAGAATGTGACAAATCTCAATTTGTCTGGTGTCTTGAGTGCAGAAAGCCTAGTGATTGAAGCAATAACATTCTTAAGGTTTTCCACCAGTCATTTTCTTTCTTCGCTGCTGTAATGCTCTCCCCCCTTTCTCTTTTCTAATTGGGTGGTTTTCAGGCATCTTAAGACATTGATAATGGGCAAGGGACAACTGGGAGAAACATTTTTTCAAGCTTTGACTGAATGCCCATTGTTGAATACTTTAGTAGTCAGTGATGCATCCCTTGGTAGTGGCATTCAAGAGGTAACTGTTAATCATGATGGATTGCGTGAACTTCAAATTGTGAAATGTCGTGCACTCAGAGTATCTATCAGGTAATAGCTATTTGTGCAATTAGTTCTCCTGTATAATTAGGTTTGTATGTTTCCTGAACTAATGTATGCTCTTTTACCATCCAGATGCCACCAACTTCGAATACTGTCTCTGAGGAGAACTGGCATGGCTCATGTATCACTCAATTGCCCTCAGTTGCTTGAATTGGATTTTCAGTCCTGCCATAAGCTTTCTGACACTGCAATTCGTCAAGCAGCGACAGCATGTCCACTGTTATCGTCACTGGATATGTCATCCTGCTCATGTGTTACTGATGAGACATTGCGTGAGATAGCTAATGCATGTCAAAATGTGTCTGTTCTTGATGCATCTAACTGCCCCAACATTTCATTCGAGGTTCACTACCCTATGATTTTGATTTATGCCTGTTAGATCATCCTTACCACTATTTACTGCATATATCATCCATGTCTGACACTTGTTCTCTTTGTTTGTTTCCATTGAAGTCGGTAAAGCTTCCAATGTTGGTAGACTTGAGACTATCAAGTTGTGAGGGAATCACATCTGCTTCAATGGCTGCAGTATGTTTTAGTCGTATACTTGAGGTAGTGATTCAGACATTCAGTCTCCCTTTGGTTCTTGCTATGTGTAAGATATTTCTTGATATCTAATGGGGTTTTTTCCCCAATCATTCCAGGCGTTGCAACTTGATAATTGTGGCCTGTTGACATCTGTGTCTTTGGATCTGCCACATCTCAAGAATATTAGTCTTGTACACCTCCGCAAGTGAGTGGGATGGCCTTTTCATTGTACTAGACGATACCCTGTGCGTCGCTGCGGGAATTGGTTGCAATATATTTTAGTAAGATTTGGTTGTCTGGAATATAGATTTGAAAATGAACATTGAAAATACAtatgattttttgtatttgatttgtAGAATATAAGTAGCATTTTTCATGCACGTCGAAGAAACAGTAGTGGGATTAATGAGGTGACATGTGTGCATGTTGAGCGAGAATATAATAGCATTTCCCATGCATGTTGATAGAAATACAAGTAGTGGGGGTGATGAGATGACGTGTGCGGTGAGGTGGCATGTGTGCATGTTGATAAAAATTGAAGTAGTGGGGATGAACTATTTAGGTATATAGGATTTGTTCACTGTCAATGTTTTCTTACAGTTTTCTCCCTGTTCAATAAATGATTCTGTTATCTGCCATGTTAGGTTTGCTGATTTAAATCTACGAAGCCCTGTGCTTTCTTACATAAAAGTTTCCAGATGTTCAGCACTTCGTTGTGTTACAATAACATCAAATGCTCTTAAGGTTAGTTCATTTGTTTCATGCATTGCAGTTTTATGGTTATGTTTACTAATTTAAATCAATGTTCTTCTATTACGGAGTGCTGAAGTTGTGACTATCTGCAGAAACTGGTGCTTCAAAAACAAGAGAGCTTATGTAGTTTATCATTGCAATGCCACAATTTAATTGATGTTGATCTTAGTGACTGCGAGTCATTGACAAATGAAATTTGCGAAGTTTTCAGTGACGAAGGGGGCTGCCCCATGCTCAGGTCATTAATTCTTGATAATTGTGAGGTATGATGCATGCACAGGCAACATATGTTCTAGCCATTTATAAATCAACACATGGAAGTCACCACCTCTCTGCTTGAATAATTTTttaattaagtaaatataacgttTTAATAGATACGATGTGACATTATTCCATTCCGTCAAGTAGTGTCATTTGGACATTAATATGCTTGCAGCCTGTGTATTCCTGTTGATAATTTTTCCTCATCTGATCATCTCAGAGTTTGAGTGTCGTGGAACTGAATAATAGTTCCTTGGTTAATCTCTCACTTGCTGGTTGCCGTTCCATGACATTCCTGAATCTTGCATGCCCTAAGCTTCAAGTGGTGATTCTTGATGGTTGTGATCATCTTGAGAGAGCATCATTTTGCCCGGTGAGTTCTTCTGTTTGTTTTGCTTTTGAGATGTAGTACATTTTTTTTGGAGTTATGCCTgaattcttttgctggtatgaactgctcttattgtgtactccctccgttcctaaatataagtcttctaagagattttactagtggactatatacgaaacaaaatgagtgaatgtacactctaaagtatgtctatatacatccgtatgtagtttcctagtggaacttctaaaaagacttatatttaggaacggagggagtatgatactAGCTGCATGCCAGTGTGTTGCTGCATAAATTATTTGAATACTTGTGCCATCATAGTCCTTGAGTTCGTATAAAAAATATctcaaaatttaaagcagtcaaaTCAACCATATGTCCTTCGTAGGATGTGTTATGACAGTTATGTAGTTCATAGTAACTTAAGAGGTGAATGAACCACTGGCAACTCAGATATTTATATGCGTATTAGTACGAGTAAAGATGGCTTGATCTCTTGGATATAATATGATGAAAACcatcccccctcccctcccccaaaAAGGAGCTAGCAGTTGCACTCATTGTACTTGTTTGATATGCAGGCGTTACAATGGCGTGTCAAAAGGATATGTAGTTCTAAGAAGCACCGGTATGGGGATTAGACATGGGGATGCGGGGGATACAGCATTATAAAAAGATCCGGTAACACGGAAAGTTTCGTAGTAAAATATTCCAGAAACAGCCTTATGAGAACACAGTGAGCATAAATAATTAATTGAAATATGCAGCAtgcatacaacaacaacaacaacaacaacaacaacacagcctttagtcccaaacaagtttggGTAGGTTAGAGCTGAAACCCTTATTGCAACCAACTCATGGCTCTGGGCACATGGATAGTTAGCTTTCACACACCCTtgcccatggctagttctttggtgatattcCAGTCCGTCATATATCTCtttacggactcctcccatgtcaagtttggtctaccccgACCTCTTATGCTATGCATTGCAGGCCTGTGCTGCATATGCTCAAATCATCTAATGTTGGAGAAGCTTCCCTTGATGAGGAACGATAGttgagaaaaaagaaaagaaaaaggaaaatcacATGCCAGATCTGTTTGGCTACTTCTAGGCTACTTCTAGATACTTCCACTCTTTTCTTTACACTACTTACTGTTTTCTAGAGTCTTGTAGTTATGAGTAGAATGATGAATGTTAAGTGATGTTTTCTAGAGTGTTCTAGCCATAAGTAGAAGTATGTGAAGGCTCGTAAGccttagggccagttcttttgagtGGTTCTGTGGAAATAAGTTGCTTTGGAAATAAGCCATAGATAAGCTGTTGTGGAAATAAGCACATGAAAATAAACCATCGAGTTCTTTTCAGTTCCTGTCATTTAGCTTATTTCCTCATATGTCAGGTGAATAGTTTGTAATACCCTTGAACTATAATTTAGGACTCAATCACAAATACTTAGCCAATACTTAGCAATAGGATATCACAATCACAGTAATAGGATATCACAATCATTGTCTTGGGTACATATGACATGTCTATATCACAGTCATCAACAGAACAATGTTCCTTTTTCTCACATTCCACATACCAGTGGCACAAATGCTCACTGTCCAATTGATAAAAAAAATTTAGTGTCTACTTAATCACAAATACTTAGCAATAGGATACAAAAAAAGGGATCAATGAAGACATCTCAATGTCAATTTGAATGtacgtaaaagaaaaaaaaggcttGTAGGCAATAGTGCGGACACCTTGCGGGTGCCAAATCGCCAACACCAGAGCTAGCTCAGCCGGGGGCCAAGGTGGAGACGCAGGGGGAGGCGAGCTCGCGGGAGGTCCTTCCGTCGCGGAGGCCACCTGCGCCGCCGCCTCGGAGCTCGTCGGTGTCCTCGCGTCGGTCGATCGAAGGGAAACGGTGGTGGCACATGAACATGGCCTTGGCGACGACTGATCCTGCTCTGCCTCGGGCTCACGACAGCTGCTTGGCTGCCAACTACTGCTCGTGCGCACAATTGGCGGGGGCGCCGGAGGACGTGAGGTGGCGGGACGCCTACCATCCGTCCATGGCAGCAGCGGTGGAGGAATGGGGAAGGACGTGCGGCGGCGGAGCGATGTGGGAGGATCTGCGGCGGCAGATCCTTCTGTCGCGGTGACCGGCGAGGGCAGCTGCGGTGGTGGAAGCCTACCGGGAGCTCGGGACGAGCTCTCGACCTCGTTTGTTCTGTCCTGCATTGCTGTTTTTTTTCTTCGATCGGGTTCGTGGCAGGTCGCGAGGTGGCATTCCGCCTGTAATTTGCGCTAACTCCAGGTGCTAGGACATATACCGTTTCGTCTAGTAAGTGGCTTTTGCGGGGAGCTGCTCTACCCCGAGCTTATTTTGATTGTGAAGGAAGAGGTGGTGGAAATAAGTTAAGCCCAACACCTCAGTTTGAGTTCTTTTGGGCTTTTGGCTTAATTTGGCAAGAAGTTGAAAAAAGCTGCAAAAGAACCGGCCCAAAAGACTTGCATGCACACCTTATCCGAGAGCTGCTAAATATGTCGTTTCTTCGCCCAAAAAAATGTATGTTGTTAGAAGAGTATATGTTTGTTGCAAAAGGTTCAGATTTTTCTAATCTTTTTTCTATTTCACCCATGCCCTCATGGTAAGGAAACGATGTTACCCATTCTAATCCTAGATCTCTTGCCTAACACAGTGCGCTCTTGATCACCTTTCTGCAACAAAGCATATCGTCCTTTCTCATTCTTGCACATATAGACAAAACAAAATTTGTTTTAGATATGGAAATTCAAGAACTGAGAACTCTGTTAACATCCTTTCTCATTCTTGCGCATGTAGACAAAACAAAATTTGTTTTAGATATGGAAATTCAAGAACTGAGAACTCTGTGAACACGTGATAATATTTGATATGGCCAAGAGACCATATAATGCACCAAAATCTGATTTGTCCGCGTTGTCTCTGGCTCCAGTTCGATCGTTCGGTCTCGTCTCTGACCATGGTGCGGCATGATCACCTTTCTGCAACAAAGCATATCGTCCTTTCTAATTCTTGCGCATATAGACAAAACAAAATTTGTTTTAGATATGGAAATTCAAGAACCGAGAACTCTGTTAACATCCTTTCTCATTCTTGCGCATGTAGACAAAACAAAATTTGTTTTAGATATGGAAATTCAAGAACTGAGAACTCTGTGAACACGTGATAATATTTGATATGGCCAAGAGACCATATGATGCACCAAAATCTGATTTGTCCGCGTTGTCTCTGGCTCCAGTTTGGTCTCGTCTCTGACCATGGTGCGGCAGCCACAACGCGGTGTGTCTGGTCAACTATGAGCATTATATATGGTTTTCCTCGCCACGGAACTAAACTAATTAAAATAACATGACATATAACTtgttcaaaatatttcaaaaaattatGCAGGATCATGCAGGTATATGAGTCTAAGGTCATAATATTGTCTTAGGAAAAAATACACAGTTTCCCATGGGACCCTGAGCGGACGTTACACAATATTAAAATTTACTTGTAGAGAACCAAAACTGATATATGAACTCATAGGGGTTTATAGTAACACACAATGAGATGGAAGGCACATGCTGAATTCATGAAATGTCTATCTACAAGCAACACAACACTCATTATCAGGCATCTCTCTCAGGCCACACATTAGAAGGATATTACTAATGCTGCATATAGGTGAGTTCCAAACAACCAGGGGAGAATGATGAGGAACAATAgttgagaaaaaaaagaaaaaaaatcacatgCCAGATCTATATGGCTACTTCTAGATACTTCCACTAGTGTagtgtttcttttcttttctttacaCTACCTACTGTTTTCTAGAGTCCTCTAGCTATGGGTAGCTATGAGTAGAATGATGAATGTTAAGTGATGTTTTCTAGAGTGTTCTAGCCATAAGTAGAAGTATGTGAAGGCTTTGCCAAAGCCCTATAAATAGAGGTCCTCCCCTCTAGTTTGTAACCAGACTATGTACCCACTATCTAAATAGAACTTGTTGTTCCTATCTTTAGATCTTGGACTAGATTTTGTGCTCTAGGAGTTTTGGATTGAACTCCTGCTGCCATATTGGCCTCCACTCGCCTTTAGAGCGATATCTAGCGCAACACATTGAAGTGGTTCCTTCAACATTTGTGCTGTACACATTGCAGCAGCAAGGTGGATTTGTTCCTCCACAACCTTGTGCTGCTTCATCTCTTCAATCAGTGCTACCCTAACTCTATCCCGTATATCATCATTTCGGACCCGATCCTTTCTTGTGTGgtcacacatccatctcaacatgcacgTCTCCGCTACACCTAGCTGTTGAATGGAGGCAAACCTTGGAAttgaaaggttttagacttagtaggactaaaaccgagtacatgaggtgcgcTTTCAGTACTACAATGCACGAGGAGGAGGATGTAAGCCTTGATGGTCAGGTGGTGCCTCAGAAGGATACCTTCcgatatttggggtcaatgttgcagaaggatggggatatcgatgaagatgtgaaccatcgaattaaagcCGAATggctgaagtggcgccaagcttctgacaTTCTTTGTGACAGgagggtgccacaaaagctaaaaggcaagttctataggacggcggtttgacccgcaatgttgtatggcgctgagtgttggccgacta encodes:
- the LOC123429315 gene encoding F-box/LRR-repeat protein 15 isoform X2; this encodes MADGGKMKGVEGSGEGTGQGEDMDEEAREELELALSLGRRGWHLPPAPAPPPAPALRWSMVFPAWDSDAAGSSRAAESVWDSPPVPPLRFRDMWRGGGANADAGGAGKSEEHNNVEEEEGSEDGERDLQNKRPKVVAFGEESSGVNASFFGYEAPHLHSFAEHDQLRLLHGPENELDFGLSLISNDGGNDIPRETNNYGVCDVERSGGTNAEVLEIRMDLSDDLLHLIFSFLCQKDLCRAGAACKQWQSASIHEDFWKYLKFENTRISLQNFVSICHRYQNVTNLNLSGVLSAESLVIEAITFLRHLKTLIMGKGQLGETFFQALTECPLLNTLVVSDASLGSGIQEVTVNHDGLRELQIVKCRALRVSIRCHQLRILSLRRTGMAHVSLNCPQLLELDFQSCHKLSDTAIRQAATACPLLSSLDMSSCSCVTDETLREIANACQNVSVLDASNCPNISFESVKLPMLVDLRLSSCEGITSASMAAVCFSRILEALQLDNCGLLTSVSLDLPHLKNISLVHLRKFADLNLRSPVLSYIKVSRCSALRCVTITSNALKKLVLQKQESLCSLSLQCHNLIDVDLSDCESLTNEICEVFSDEGGCPMLRSLILDNCESLSVVELNNSSLVNLSLAGCRSMTFLNLACPKLQVVILDGCDHLERASFCPVGLESLNLGICPKLSVLCIEAPNMSILELKGCGVLSEASINCPCLISLDASFCRQLMDDSLSQTAEACPLIEHLILSSCLSIDVRGLSSLHCLQKLALLDLSYTFLMNLKPVFDSCLQLKVLKLSACKYLSDSSLEPLYREGALPMLVELDLSYSSIGQTAIEELLACCTNLVNVNLNGCTNLHELVCGSDYRLSGDMPVDAPPPDSTPDNTKEIKESMDCRLEVLNCTGCPNIKKVVIPSTANYLNLSKINLNLSANLKEVDLKCYNLYNLNLSNCNSLEILKLDCPRLANLQLLVLFLMQLSPCSELIVSMHAQCCKRMN
- the LOC123429315 gene encoding F-box/LRR-repeat protein 15 isoform X1, whose product is MADGGKMKGVEGSGEGTGQGEDMDEEAREELELALSLGRRGWHLPPAPAPPPAPALRWSMVFPAWDSDAAGSSRAAESVWDSPPVPPLRFRDMWRGGGANADAGGAGKSEEHNNVEEEEGSEDGERDLQNKRPKVVAFGEESSGVNASFFGYEAPHLHSFAEHDQLRLLHGPENELDFGLSLISNDGGNDIPRETNNYGVCDVERSGGTNAEVLEIRMDLSDDLLHLIFSFLCQKDLCRAGAACKQWQSASIHEDFWKYLKFENTRISLQNFVSICHRYQNVTNLNLSGVLSAESLVIEAITFLRHLKTLIMGKGQLGETFFQALTECPLLNTLVVSDASLGSGIQEVTVNHDGLRELQIVKCRALRVSIRCHQLRILSLRRTGMAHVSLNCPQLLELDFQSCHKLSDTAIRQAATACPLLSSLDMSSCSCVTDETLREIANACQNVSVLDASNCPNISFESVKLPMLVDLRLSSCEGITSASMAAVCFSRILEALQLDNCGLLTSVSLDLPHLKNISLVHLRKFADLNLRSPVLSYIKVSRCSALRCVTITSNALKKLVLQKQESLCSLSLQCHNLIDVDLSDCESLTNEICEVFSDEGGCPMLRSLILDNCESLSVVELNNSSLVNLSLAGCRSMTFLNLACPKLQVVILDGCDHLERASFCPVGLESLNLGICPKLSVLCIEAPNMSILELKGCGVLSEASINCPCLISLDASFCRQLMDDSLSQTAEACPLIEHLILSSCLSIDVRGLSSLHCLQKLALLDLSYTFLMNLKPVFDSCLQLKVLKLSACKYLSDSSLEPLYREGALPMLVELDLSYSSIGQTAIEELLACCTNLVNVNLNGCTNLHELVCGSDYRLSGDMPVDAPPPDSTPDNTKEIKESMDCRLEVLNCTGCPNIKKVVIPSTANYLNLSKINLNLSANLKEVDLKCYNLYNLNLSNCNSLEILKLDCPRLANLQLLACTMLQEDELKSALSFCGALEILNVHSCPQINTLDFGGLQAVCPTLKRIQSSLIA